The Aspergillus chevalieri M1 DNA, chromosome 5, nearly complete sequence genome includes a region encoding these proteins:
- a CDS encoding putative C6 transcription factor (COG:K;~EggNog:ENOG410Q1AK;~InterPro:IPR007219;~TransMembrane:1 (n8-18c23/24o439-457i);~go_function: GO:0003677 - DNA binding [Evidence IEA];~go_function: GO:0008270 - zinc ion binding [Evidence IEA];~go_process: GO:0006351 - transcription, DNA-templated [Evidence IEA]), protein MTAMQEQIALLSSAVYSLTNATGIPRPDTTTQTQPQPQTWTRRLSSAKEALTFQGPTTSAFSFDLAKSSLQQRGIVGVVDGDDEDADGDLTQEPSPMPSPPSPTRDSVDPLWTIGKSEALRLCRVYEEEMGIMYPVLEVEELLGQVNVLYGDGGLEGGGLEEEDVHVLRIVLACALAAEASGGSELAVRLFESVRVVADDCVWGAPDINRIIFLTLVSIFYFQMDEETLAWRTIGIVERMCLETGLHRRETLDQPSLVASAGSKDRLSRLFWSVYILDLRWSFGTGMPFSLEESDIDPWLPEPEEKNFPYLRVMIRYSRIAAKVWKLIAAFNNTDEIKKDEMNYLDWQVLRWAETMPECLRLNGHQDEPRSLRRLRSVLYLRANQLRMLIHRPVLHTAAHIRRYPAESATVVDLAKDTIRFIARLHETSDIYSRQQVTFNWFLVSALAVLFLAAAQAPGQFNRGCKEEFYMALELVKGFSTQSYISQRLWKSIKSLRKLGPQLGLSHEHQQQQQQHQGDNTLDDVPASSTVHTTPLDGTQMTQELMEWFETVGNLDTLMAMGIPGTNTGVEDGLAMLDYGGELSSVMKDCF, encoded by the exons ATGACCGCCATGCAAGAACAGAtcgccctcctctcctccgccGTTTACTCCCTAACCAACGCCACCGGCATCCCCCGCCCCGACACCACCACACAAACCCAACCACAACCCCAAACATGGACCCGCCGCCTCTCTTCCGCCAAAGAAGCACTTACCTTCCAAGGCCCCACGACCTCAGCGTTTAGCTTCGACCTCGCAAAATCCAGTCTCCAGCAGCGCGGGATTGTCGGTGTCGTCGacggcgacgacgaagatgcaGACGGTGATCTGACACAGGAACCCTCGCCGATGCCCTCGCCGCCTTCGCCGACACGAGACTCGGTTGATCCGTTGTGGACGATTGGGAAGAGTGAGGCGTTGAGGCTTTGTAGGGTTTATGAAGAGGAGATGGGGATTATGTATCCTGTtttggaggtggaggagttGTTGGGGCAGGTAAATGTTTTGTATGGCGACGGGGGATTGGAGGGGGGTGgtttggaggaggaggatgtgCATGTTTTGAGGATTGTGCTTGCTTGTGCGCTGGCTGCTGAAGCGAGTGGGGGGAGTGAGTTGGCTGTGAGATTGTTTGAGAGTGTGCGCGTTGTCGCGGATGATTGTGTCTGGGGAGCGCCTGATATTAACCGCATCATCTTCTTGACATTGGTG TCAATTTTCTACTTCCAAATGGACGAAGAAACCCTCGCCTGGCGCACAATCGGCATCGTCGAACGCATGTGTCTTGAAACCGGCCTCCACCGCCGCGAAACCCTAGACCAGCCCTCCCTCGTCGCCTCTGCAGGCAGCAAAGACCGTCTCTCCCGCCTCTTCTGGTCCGTCTACATCCTCGATCTCCGCTGGAGCTTCGGCACGGGAATGCCCTTCTCCCTCGAAGAAAGCGATATCGATCCCTGGCTGCCGGAGCCCGAGGAAAAGAATTTCCCGTATCTGCGGGTTATGATCCGGTATAGTCGCATTGCAGCGAAGGTGTGGAAGTTAATCGCGGCCTTTAATAATACAGATGAGATTAAGAAGGATGAGATGAATTATTTGGATTGGCAGGTGCTACGGTGGGCGGAGACGATGCCGGAATGTCTGCGGTTGAATGGGCACCAAGATGAACCCCGAAGTCTGCGAAGACTGCGCTCGGTGTTGTATCTTCGTGCAAACCAGCTGCGCATGCTTATCCACCGTCCTGTTCTACACACCGCAGCGCATATCCGCCGTTATCCTGCCGAGTCTGCGACGGTGGTTGATCTGGCTAAAGACACTATCCGCTTCATCGCGCGCCTCCACGAGACATCCGACATTTACAGCCGACAACAAGTTACTTTCAACTGGTTTTTGGTATCCGCGCTAGCAGTTCTGTTTCTGGCCGCCGCGCAAGCCCCGGGACAGTTCAATCGCGGATGCAAAGAGGAGTTCTATATGGCACTGGAGCTGGTGAAGGGGTTCTCGACGCAGTCGTATATTTCGCAGCGGCTGTGGAAGTCGATTAAGAGCTTGCGGAAACTGGGGCCGCAATTAGGGTTGTCGCATGAacatcagcagcagcagcaacagcatcAAGGCGATAACACATTGGACGATGTACCCGCCTCGTCGACAGTGCATACGACACCACTGGACGGAACACAGATGACGCAGGAGCTAATGGAGTGGTTTGAAACGGTGGGTAATCTGGATACATTAATGGCTATGGGCATTCCGGGAACAAACACTGGAGTGGAAGATGGATTGGCTATGCTGGATTATGGCGGGGAGCTGTCTAGTGTTATGAAGGATTGTTTTTAG
- a CDS encoding Zn(II)2Cys6 transcription factor domain-containing protein (COG:K;~EggNog:ENOG410Q1AK;~InterPro:IPR036864,IPR001138;~PFAM:PF00172;~go_function: GO:0000981 - DNA-binding transcription factor activity, RNA polymerase II-specific [Evidence IEA];~go_function: GO:0008270 - zinc ion binding [Evidence IEA];~go_process: GO:0006355 - regulation of transcription, DNA-templated [Evidence IEA]): MDEASDYHEDHLRPQKKRRKYIAKACNECKRRKIKCNGQTPCQRCGRQRVDCIYADNPRTLGDTLYVRLAARKPCSWNGCELKKQ, translated from the exons ATGGATGAAGCGAGCGATTACCACGAGGATCATCTCCGTCCGCAGAAAAAGCGTCGCAAATATATTGCAAAAGCATG CAACGAATGCAAACGTCGCAAGATCAAATGCAATGGCCAGACGCCGTGTCAGCGGTGTGGCCGGCAGCGCGTCGATTGCATTTATGCGGATAATCCGCGGACCCTGGGCGATACACTGTACGTTCGCCTGGCAGCTCGGAAACCGTGCTCGTGGAATGGATGCGAGCTAAAGAAGCAATAA
- a CDS encoding uncharacterized protein (COG:Q;~EggNog:ENOG410PJG6;~InterPro:IPR036396,IPR001128,IPR002401;~go_function: GO:0005506 - iron ion binding [Evidence IEA];~go_function: GO:0016705 - oxidoreductase activity, acting on paired donors, with incorporation or reduction of molecular oxygen [Evidence IEA];~go_function: GO:0020037 - heme binding [Evidence IEA];~go_process: GO:0055114 - oxidation-reduction process [Evidence IEA]), producing the protein FNGAHIPAGTTFFMNAWAADYDESHFQNAQQFLPERYLNLSEGSGTPHYGYGAGSRMCAGSHLANRELYVAYVRLISAFTMHPAKNPADRPILDAIECNAIPTALTTEPKPFKVGFKPRDTELVKKWIAESEEKTKDL; encoded by the exons TTTAACGGAGCCCACATCCCCGCCGGCACAACTTTCTTCATG AACGCCTGGGCCGCCGACTACGACGAATCCCACTTCCAAAACGCCCAACAATTCCTCCCCGAGCGCTATCTCAACCTTAGCGAAGGCTCCGGCACCCCGCACTACGGCTACGGCGCTGGCTCACGCATGTGCGCCGGCTCGCACCTCGCCAACCGCGAGCTGTACGTCGCATATGTCCGATTGATCTCGGCATTCACAATGCACCCGGCGAAGAACCCGGCTGATCGGCCAATTCTGGATGCGATTGAGTGCAATGCGATTCCGACGGCGCTGACGACGGAGCCGAAGCCGTTCAAGGTGGGCTTCAAGCCAAGGGATACGGAGTTGGTGAAGAAGTGGATTGCGGAGAGTGAGGAGAAGACTAAGGACCTTTAG
- the UGD1 gene encoding UDP-glucose 6-dehydrogenase 1 (COG:G;~EggNog:ENOG410PJKA;~InterPro:IPR028356,IPR028357,IPR036220,IPR036291, IPR001732,IPR014027,IPR014026,IPR017476,IPR008927;~PFAM:PF00984,PF03720,PF03721;~go_function: GO:0003979 - UDP-glucose 6-dehydrogenase activity [Evidence IEA];~go_function: GO:0016616 - oxidoreductase activity, acting on the CH-OH group of donors, NAD or NADP as acceptor [Evidence IEA];~go_function: GO:0051287 - NAD binding [Evidence IEA];~go_process: GO:0000271 - polysaccharide biosynthetic process [Evidence IEA];~go_process: GO:0055114 - oxidation-reduction process [Evidence IEA]), giving the protein MARHLVCIGAGFVGGPFGAMIAYQCPDTLVTIVDVDQRRIDAWNSDSLPMYEPGLEDILASIRQRPTQIAQSESGEDMSNLRFSTDIEQAINDADIIVLCIDTPTKSFGIGKGVAPDLSNIQAAVRTIARVATSDKIVVEKSTVPCGTAELIRDLLQSGSPHQVRFEVLSNPEFLSEGTTITDLLHPSRVLIGCQQTPSGTKAAAALSAIYEAWVPRDRIKTMDCWSSELSKLAANAMLAQRLSSINSLSVICEAVGGDIDSLSMACGLDPRLGPAMLKSGLGWGGGCFEKDVLDLVYIARTLGLDAVADYWASVIEMNNEQKTRFLRRILSCMHGSVRGKSIAILGFAFKKNTSDTKKSPAIPVVRGLLAEGARISIYDPMVPSTTILADLAPLSDRERAQLHIRETAYEACDNADAVAIVTEWDEFRMAETRKRSSTQSTLTDDEQDWTTQQPPTSRCLTPDSEENLFTASPVTRESVDWEHIVHRMQNPKFVFDGRNILPGERMEALGCRYVRVGRMSEWDAVRMSRYPFSG; this is encoded by the exons ATGGCTCGACATCTCGTCTGTATCGGCGCTGGATTTGTAG GCGGCCCATTCGGCGCCATGATCGCATACCAATGTCCCGATACTCTGGTTACGATCGTGGACGTTGACCAGCGACGGATTGATGCGTGGAATTCTGACAGCCTTCCAATGTACGAGCCCGGCTTGGAGGATATTTTGGCCAGCATCCGCCAGCGACCGACGCAGATTGCCCAATCCGAATCTGGAGAGGACATGTCGAACCTGCGATTTTCGACAGACATCGAACAAGCCATAAACGATGCTGACATCATCGTACTATGCATCGATACACCAACCAAGTCGTTTGGCATCGGAAAAGGAGTCGCGCCAGATTTGTCGAATATTCAAGCAGCCGTGCGAACAATTGCGCGAGTAGCGACGAGCGATAAGATCGTGGTCGAAAAGTCGACGGTACCATGTGGGACGGCCGAATTGATTCGCGACTTG CTTCAATCCGGATCACCGCATCAAGTCCGCTTCGAAGTCCTCTCCAACCCCGAGTTTCTATCCGAAGGCACAACCATCACAGACCTGTTACATCCCTCCCGCGTCCTCATCGGTTGTCAACAAACCCCATCCGGAACAAAAGCGGCCGCAGCGCTGTCCGCCATCTACGAGGCATGGGTACCCCGGGACCGGATTAAGACGATGGACTGCTGGTCATCGGAGCTGTCCAAACTGGCAGCCAACGCAATGCTAGCACAACGACTAAGCAGCATCAACTCCCTTAGCGTGATCTGCGAGGCTGTCGGCGGTGATATCGACTCCCTATCCATGGCATGCGGGCTGGATCCGCGCCTTGGACCCGCCATGCTGAAGAGTGGTCTCGGCTGGGGAGGAGGCTGTTTTGAGAAAGACGTGCTAGACTTGGTTTACATCGCGCGCACTCTGGGGCTGGACGCGGTGGCGGACTATTGGGCGTCAGTGATCGAGATGAACAACGAGCAGAAGACCCGGTTCTTGCGGCGGATTCTCTCGTGTATGCATGGTAGCGTGAGGGGGAAGTCAATTGCGATTCTGGGATTCGCGTTTAAAAAGAATACCTCCGACACGAAGAAGTCGCCGGCTATCCCTGTGGTAAGAGGGCTGCTGGCCGAGGGTGCGCGGATATCCATCTACGACCCCATGGTACCCTCGACAACCATCCTGGCCGACCTGGCGCCGTTGTCGGACAGGGAACGAGCACAGCTTCACATCCGCGAAACGGCATACGAAGCATGCGACAACGCCGATGCGGTAGCGATAGTGACCGAATGGGACGAATTCCGAATGGCCGAAACACGGAAGCGAAGCTCCACACAATCGACTTTGACGGACGATGAACAGGACTGGACAACACAACAACCCCCAACATCACGATGTCTGACGCCAGACAGCGAGGAAAATCTATTCACGGCATCACCGGTGACCAGAGAGTCGGTGGATTGGGAGCACATCGTGCACAGGATGCAGAATCCGAAGTTCGTGTTTGACGGGAGAAATATCTTGCCGGGAGAACGGATGGAGGCGCTGGGATGTCGTTATGTGCGGGTTGGGCGAATGTCGGAGTGGGATGCGGTGCGGATGAGTCGATACCCATTTAGCGGTTGA
- a CDS encoding uncharacterized protein (COG:E,H;~EggNog:ENOG410PUBR;~InterPro:IPR029035,IPR012000;~PFAM:PF00205;~go_function: GO:0000287 - magnesium ion binding [Evidence IEA];~go_function: GO:0030976 - thiamine pyrophosphate binding [Evidence IEA]), translating into MLENDEGTENAAIEDLLRRLYTAKQPLIIVDGFAPRYGIREEADELARLIRFPTSTTPFGKGIVNETYPNFHGVYASAAGKQVYMPWVNSCDLIVRIAPLNADTNTYGYKTLTNRNVTIDIGQNSVEICGAYRDLNNKSVSPQVTVPSGYLQTTTPRLIAGSRKHAANSRQTARPRQMLPSIRIPPGCGSRTSSAPATPS; encoded by the coding sequence ATGCTTGAAAATGATGAGGGTACCGAAAATGCTGCTATCGAAGACCTGCTTCGCCGTTTGTACACTGCCAAACAGCCATTGATCATCGTGGACGGGTTCGCGCCTAGATATGGCATCAGGGAGGAAGCGGACGAACTAGCCCGCCTAATCAGGTTCCCAACCTCAACGACCCCCTTTGGAAAAGGAATCGTGAACGAAACGTACCCCAACTTCCACGGCGTATACGCAAGCGCCGCAGGCAAACAAGTATACATGCCATGGGTAAACTCATGCGATCTAATCGTGCGAATCGCGCCCCTCAACGCCGACACAAACACCTACGGCTACAAAACCCTAACCAACCGCAACGTCACcatcgatatcggccagAATTCAGTTGAAATCTGCGGCGCCTACCGCGATCTCAACAACAAGAGTGTTTCTCCGCAAGTTACTGTCCCGTCTGGATACCTCCAGACTACCACGCCTAGACTTATAGCCGGATCTAGGAAACATGCTGCAAATTCGAGACAAACTGCCCGTCCCAGACAAATGCTCCCATCGATCAGGATACCTCCTGGCTGCGGGTCTCGCACTTCTTCCGCCCCGGCGACACCGTCATGA
- a CDS encoding uncharacterized protein (COG:G;~EggNog:ENOG410PHMI;~InterPro:IPR020846,IPR011701,IPR036259;~PFAM:PF07690;~TransMembrane:12 (i77-97o117-136i148-167o173-191i203-228o234-253i309-338o344-367i388-408o414-434i441-460o485-508i);~go_function: GO:0022857 - transmembrane transporter activity [Evidence IEA];~go_process: GO:0055085 - transmembrane transport [Evidence IEA]) → MAPYFTEKDKYRDPVQGEGDNHYSDTRQPGDSHHEHAVSSDNDSDSRGKVRSNGKRELTEDECYDKLGFSFPWYKKWAILSVIFTVQMSMNFNTSVYPNAVTPLSEKFDISEQAARVGQMIFLVAYAFGCELWAPWSEEFGRWPIMQLSLFLVNIWQIPCALAPNFGTIVVCRFLGGLSSAGGSVTLGMTADMWEPDDQGFAVAYVVLSSVGGTTIGPLFGGMIQQWLPLEWNFWIQLIFGGVTQLAHLLFVSETRSTILIDREAKRRRKSGEDPNVYGPNELKENRLEAKEILRIWRRPFEMFIREPIVLFLSLLSGFSDALIFTCIESFTLVFALWNFDAVHTGLCFIAVIIGYIVAYLIFLPDIARQRWVRQRHGNASRLPERRLLLLLFIAPLETIGLFGFAWTSMGPDYTHWIAPLIFVFLIAIANYGIYMATIDYMVAAYGVYSASATGGNGFARDLLAGLSAMYATPMYKNIGGKFHLQWASTILGCLAIFVTIPIYVFYWKGPQIRASSKFAQTLEADRQKHGGRRVSYESEKA, encoded by the coding sequence ATGGCACCCTACTTTACAGAAAAAGACAAATACCGGGATCCCGTCCAGGGTGAAGGTGACAATCATTACAGCGACACACGACAACCCGGTGACTCTCACCATGAACACGCCGTCTCTTCGGATAATGACAGCGATTCCCGGGGAAAGGTCCGTTCCAATGGCAAGAGAGAATTGACCGAAGACGAGTGCTATGACAAGCTCGGATTCTCTTTCCCTTGGTACAAGAAATGGGCCATCCTTTCCGTTATCTTCACCGTCCAGATGTCCATGAACTTCAACACCAGTGTATATCCCAATGCTGTCACGCCGCTGTCCGAGAAATTCGATATCAGTGAACAAGCCGCACGTGTGGGGCAGATGATTTTCTTGGTCGCATATGCTTTTGGTTGTGAGCTTTGGGCTCCTTGGAGTGAAGAGTTCGGTCGTTGGCCTATCATGCAGCTCAGTTTGTTCCTGGTCAACATCTGGCAGATTCCCTGTGCTCTGGCACCCAACTTTGGCACTATCGTCGTCTGTCGCTTCCTTGGTGGTCTGAGCTCCGCGGGTGGCTCTGTCACTCTGGGCATGACAGCTGATATGTGGGAACCCGATGACCAGGGCTTTGCGGTGGCATATGTCGTCCTGTCGTCGGTGGGTGGTACCACCATTGGTCCTTTGTTTGGTGGCATGATCCAACAGTGGCTTCCTCTGGAGTGGAACTTTTGGATTCAGCTCATCTTCGGCGGTGTCACCCAGCTCGCCCATCTGCTCTTCGTTAGTGAGACCCGCTCGACCATTCTCATCGACCGTGAGGCCAAGCGTCGTCGCAAGTCCGGGGAAGACCCCAACGTCTACGGCCCCAACGAACTCAAGGAGAACCGTCTGGAGGCGAAGGAAATCCTGCGCATCTGGCGTCGACCTTTCGAAATGTTCATCCGTGAGCCCATTGTCCTGTTCTTGTCGCTGCTCTCCGGTTTCTCCGACGCCCTGATCTTCACTTGCATTGAGTCGTTCACTCTGGTCTTCGCTCTCTGGAATTTCGACGCTGTCCATACCGGCCTGTGCTTCATTGCTGTCATTATCGGTTACATCGTCGCCTACCTCATCTTCCTACCAGACATCGCCCGCCAACGCTGGGTCCGTCAACGCCACGGCAACGCTTCCCGCCTACCCGAGCGCcgtctcctcctcctcctcttcatcgcaCCCCTCGAAACCATCGGCCTCTTCGGTTTCGCCTGGACCTCCATGGGCCCCGACTACACCCACTGGATCGCGCCCCTAATCTTCGTCTTCCTAATCGCCATCGCCAACTACGGCATCTACATGGCAACCATCGACTACATGGTAGCCGCGTACGGTGTCTACTCTGCCTCAGCCACCGGTGGCAATGGCTTCGCGCGTGACCTGCTCGCCGGCTTGTCTGCCATGTACGCCACACCCATGTACAAGAACATCGGTGGCAAGTTCCATTTGCAGTGGGCTAGCACTATACTTGGGTGCTTGGCTATCTTTGTTACGATTCCGATCTATGTGTTTTACTGGAAGGGACCACAGATTCGGGCTAGTAGCAAGTTTGCGCAGACGCTTGAAGCGGATCGACAAAAGCATGGTGGCCGGAGGGTGAGTTATGAGTCGGAGAAGGCGTGA
- a CDS encoding uncharacterized protein (COG:E,H;~EggNog:ENOG410PUBR;~InterPro:IPR012001,IPR029061;~PFAM:PF02776;~go_function: GO:0030976 - thiamine pyrophosphate binding [Evidence IEA]) has protein sequence MLNYENDSKQVRSIYGVSGDFSLVSLDYIEPAGLNWVGNANELNAGYAADGYARIKGITALITAFGVGELSTLDAVGGAFAERAPVVHIAGVPSAALQKARLIMHHSFGDGDFRRYARVYEEFTCVQVNLDDAGAAAEMVDEMLREFLLQRRPVYIELPTDLV, from the coding sequence ATGCTCAACTATGAAAATGACTCGAAACAAGTCCGAAGCATCTACGGCGTCTCCGGCGACTTCAGCCTAGTTTCTCTGGACTATATCGAACCCGCAGGCCTCAACTGGGTCGGCAACGCCAACGAGCTCAACGCCGGCTATGCGGCAGACGGCTACGCTCGCATCAAGGGAATCACAGCGCTAATCACAGCCTTTGGCGTGGGGGAACTGTCAACGCTGGATGCAGTTGGTGGCGCGTTTGCAGAGAGGGCGCCAGTCGTGCATATCGCGGGCGTCCCGAGTGCGGCGTTGCAGAAAGCGAGGCTGATCATGCATCACTCGTTCGGGGATGGGGATTTTCGGAGGTATGCGAGGGTTTATGAGGAATTTACTTGTGTGCAGGTGAATTTGGATGATGCCGGGGCTGCGGCCGAGATGGTGGATGAGATGCTGAGAGAGTTTCTGCTGCAGCGTAGGCCGGTTTATATAGAATTGCCGACGGACCTTGTTTAG
- a CDS encoding DUF1445 domain protein (COG:S;~EggNog:ENOG410PHXD;~InterPro:IPR009906,IPR038021,IPR016938;~PFAM:PF07286), with protein sequence MESRLLARTNKITNTSGLSPTHLQANLLILPTAHAQSFHDLCRRNPVTCPLLATTPAGNPHTLQPSKIIQSTDFDIRTDCPAYRVYKHGKCIAQRRDILDLWNDDYVGFLIGCSFSFEGALGRAGLKPRHQETGTVVPMYRTNLPLLPAGVFTDATCIVSMRPYRPEDVEKVREVTRPYLSTHGEPVAWGWEGMKRLGIEDIQRPDFGEGPFIREGEVPVFWGCGVTPQIAVESAGDKIDGLVFAHEPGNMLITDLTDEDACIL encoded by the exons ATGGAATCTCGCCTCCTCGCCCGCACCAACAAAATCACAAACACCTCCGGCCTCTCCCCCACCCACCTCCAAGCAaacctcctcatcctccccaCCGCCCATGCCCAATCCTTCCACGACCTCTGCCGCCGCAACCCTGTCACTTGCCCCTTACTCGCCACAACCCCAGCCGGCAATCCCCACACCCTCCAGCCGTCCAAAATAATCCAGTCGACCGACTTCGACATCCGCACTGACTGTCCTGCGTACCGCGTTTACAAACACGGGAAATGCATCGCACAACGCCGCGATATTCTCGATCTCTGGAACGATGATTATGTGGGATTTCTGATTGGATGCTCGTTTTCGTTCGAAGGTGCGTTGGGACGCGCGGGATTGAAGCCGCGGCATCAGGAGACGGGGACCGTTGTGCCGATGTACCGGACGAATTTGCCGTTGTTGCCTGCGGGTGTTTTTACGGATGCCACATGTATTGTATCTATGAGGCCGTATAGACctgaggatgttgagaagGTGAGGGAGGTTACGAGGCCGTATTTGTCGACGCATGGGGAGCCGGTTGCGTGGGGTTGGGAGGGGATGAAGAGGCTGGGGATTGAGGATATTCAACGGCCAGATTTTGGGGAGGGGCCTTTCATTAGGGAGGGTGAGGTTCCTGTTTTCTGG GGCTGTGGCGTTACGCCGCAAATAGCAGTGGAATCCGCCGGCGACAAAATCGACGGCCTTGTTTTTGCCCACGAACCGGGGAACATGTTGATAACTGATCTGACGGACGAGGATGCCTGTATTCTGTAA